The following are encoded together in the Streptomyces tsukubensis genome:
- a CDS encoding S9 family peptidase, giving the protein MTDVPENPEPRGARGDGEADRPASRYAVFHSALPDVRAARPTRMVFTADAGGRCEIFAWDADTGRTRQVTDRPDGTLHGAIDSDAYVWWFDEDADGVGRWWHQPFDGGPRKPGLTGLPPGTPRGLAVGEDATVAVALGDTTGDTALYLGTRGGRARLVTRLPGHLTLSGIGPGSRLLALGAAAGSAQAVTLVGSDGQRHGVLSGQSGNLWCRGFRPGTDDEEVLLVQEAGDQYRLATWRPGHGIAPHPWTAFDTEITAGWYPDGRSVLVRQDRHGRSSLYRARLDTRVLEPLPVPPGSLLDAAARSGDDVHYLWTSTTCPPRLHSTAGTPLPRVSAPLPRVPGEQRDVWTPGPEGAVHTLLTLPEGGGAPPPVVFLVHGGPADHDRDAYDGVVHSLVASGFAAARVNYRGSTGYGPRWRAASAAGVGLSQVQDLAAVRADLIARGLVSPTATGLWGTSWGGYLVLLALGTTPGLWQAGVAVKPVADCAAAYRTTTPALRALDERLFGGTPDEVPLRYARSSPLTHVGEVRAPVLLVAATRDAKCPPGQVQSYLDALDAAGARHEYLWLDTGHDGYRGSDHVAVLRRAMVFLDRELRGPGRTRTTPSTSPSTRRGASGPVRTAAPAGTGTTQQAQERTHHAEGHHQQRPARG; this is encoded by the coding sequence ATGACCGATGTCCCGGAGAACCCCGAGCCGCGCGGCGCGCGGGGGGACGGCGAGGCGGACCGGCCCGCGTCGCGCTACGCGGTCTTCCACTCCGCCCTGCCCGATGTGCGCGCCGCCCGGCCCACGCGCATGGTGTTCACCGCCGACGCGGGCGGCCGCTGTGAGATCTTCGCCTGGGACGCGGACACCGGCCGCACCCGTCAGGTCACCGACCGCCCCGACGGGACCCTGCACGGCGCCATCGACTCCGACGCGTACGTGTGGTGGTTCGACGAGGACGCGGACGGTGTCGGCCGGTGGTGGCACCAGCCTTTCGACGGCGGCCCGCGGAAGCCGGGCCTCACCGGCCTGCCCCCGGGCACGCCCCGAGGGCTCGCGGTGGGCGAGGACGCGACGGTCGCCGTGGCGCTCGGCGACACCACGGGCGACACCGCTCTTTACCTCGGGACACGCGGCGGGCGGGCTCGCCTCGTGACGCGCCTCCCCGGACACCTGACCCTGTCGGGTATCGGCCCGGGGTCGCGCCTGCTGGCGCTCGGCGCGGCTGCCGGATCCGCACAGGCCGTCACCCTCGTGGGATCCGACGGGCAGCGGCACGGTGTCCTTTCCGGTCAATCGGGGAACCTCTGGTGCCGCGGGTTCCGCCCCGGCACGGACGACGAGGAGGTGCTCCTCGTCCAGGAGGCCGGAGACCAGTACCGGCTCGCCACCTGGCGGCCGGGACACGGCATCGCTCCCCACCCGTGGACCGCCTTCGACACGGAGATCACCGCGGGCTGGTACCCCGACGGCCGCTCCGTGCTCGTACGACAGGACCGGCACGGCCGAAGCTCCCTGTACCGGGCGCGGTTGGACACCCGCGTACTCGAACCGCTGCCCGTCCCGCCGGGATCGCTCCTCGACGCCGCCGCCCGCTCGGGGGACGACGTGCACTACCTCTGGACCAGCACCACGTGTCCGCCGCGGCTCCACTCCACCGCCGGGACACCGCTGCCACGCGTGAGCGCCCCGCTCCCGAGGGTGCCCGGCGAACAACGGGACGTCTGGACGCCGGGGCCGGAAGGCGCCGTCCACACCCTGCTCACCCTCCCCGAGGGCGGTGGCGCGCCACCACCCGTCGTCTTCCTCGTGCACGGCGGGCCCGCCGACCACGACAGGGACGCCTACGACGGTGTGGTGCACTCCCTCGTCGCCTCCGGTTTCGCCGCCGCCCGGGTCAACTACCGCGGCTCCACCGGATACGGCCCCCGCTGGCGGGCGGCGTCCGCCGCCGGGGTCGGGCTCAGTCAGGTGCAGGACCTGGCCGCGGTCAGGGCCGACCTGATCGCCCGCGGCCTCGTCAGCCCTACGGCCACCGGCCTCTGGGGCACCTCCTGGGGCGGCTACCTGGTGCTTCTGGCGCTCGGCACCACTCCCGGTCTCTGGCAGGCCGGTGTCGCCGTCAAGCCGGTGGCCGACTGCGCCGCCGCGTACCGCACCACCACGCCCGCTCTCCGCGCCCTGGACGAGCGTCTCTTCGGCGGCACGCCCGACGAGGTCCCGCTGCGGTACGCGCGCAGCTCTCCGCTCACCCATGTCGGCGAGGTCCGCGCGCCGGTCCTCCTCGTCGCCGCGACCCGCGACGCCAAATGCCCGCCGGGACAGGTCCAGAGCTATCTCGACGCCCTCGATGCCGCGGGCGCGCGCCACGAGTACCTGTGGCTCGACACCGGTCACGACGGCTACCGGGGCAGCGACCACGTCGCCGTACTGCGCCGCGCCATGGTCTTCCTCGACCGTGAGCTGCGTGGACCTGGCCGCACCCGCACCACCCCCTCGACCTCCCCCTCCACCCGGAGGGGGGCGTCCGGCCCCGTGCGCACCGCGGCACCGGCCGGGACGGGCACCACCCAGCAAGCACAGGAGAGGACCCATCATGCAGAAGGACATCATCAACAACGACCCGCTCGCGGGTGA
- a CDS encoding alpha-L-fucosidase, with amino-acid sequence MGTPVGRRNVLAMGAGAVALPLVSAAPAVASPGKSDPRGPVLAKHRITAASQIAIDASDTPDTIVRKAAHVIPRRSQVAWQQREVTAFTHFGMNTFTDREWGSGAEDEATFDPSGMDVDQWMRAYKAAGARQVMFTAKHHDGFVLYPTRYTNHSVIASPWWIRTDGCSEAERKATAQARQQAQSQRSDDPAAYWQARNAGCRNPQGDILGTYLKAARGAGLKVGVYLSPADGSEQPHAWHAEYVEKVRAKQASGQSLSIEEQATLDDGDRPPGGQGRYGSGSGIVRRTIPSLVPDDDRAAALAAHRIPSFTVRADDYNAYYLNQLYELFTEYGPIDELWLDGANPWREAGIAEEYDFTAWFRLVHALSPDTVTFAGPQGTRWVGNESGVGRTTEWSVTPATADPATAHGEGLLPEGASVVDIGSRDKITAAGVEYLQWFPAEADVSLRPGWFFHADEKPKTAERLVTIYEQSVGRNAVLLLNVPPGQDGRVAPEDLDSLSAFGDSVRATYGHNLLTAGGGRRDPVVRTLTDGRLTTAWSPPHSATTGAVTLKLPRARTFDRVRLGEDITRGQRVESFAVDIWTAGAWRQAATGATIGYARILVLPTPMTTDRVRVRVLRARSTPRLASVALHLNVAPK; translated from the coding sequence ATGGGAACGCCTGTCGGGCGACGAAACGTACTGGCCATGGGGGCTGGCGCCGTAGCCTTGCCGCTTGTCTCCGCCGCACCCGCCGTCGCCTCCCCAGGAAAGAGTGATCCTCGCGGGCCCGTACTCGCCAAACATCGGATTACTGCCGCGTCGCAGATCGCCATCGACGCGTCCGACACCCCGGACACCATCGTCAGGAAGGCCGCCCACGTCATCCCGAGGCGCTCCCAGGTCGCCTGGCAGCAGCGTGAGGTGACGGCCTTCACGCATTTCGGCATGAACACCTTCACCGACCGCGAATGGGGTTCGGGCGCAGAGGACGAGGCGACGTTCGACCCCTCGGGGATGGACGTCGACCAGTGGATGCGCGCCTACAAGGCGGCCGGGGCCCGGCAGGTGATGTTCACCGCCAAACACCACGACGGCTTCGTCCTCTATCCGACCCGCTACACCAACCACTCGGTCATCGCCAGCCCTTGGTGGATCAGGACCGACGGGTGTTCCGAGGCAGAACGGAAGGCGACCGCCCAGGCCCGCCAACAGGCCCAGTCGCAGCGCTCCGACGATCCGGCCGCCTACTGGCAAGCCAGGAACGCCGGTTGCCGCAACCCCCAGGGAGACATCCTCGGCACCTACCTCAAGGCCGCCCGCGGAGCGGGGCTCAAGGTGGGCGTGTACCTCTCGCCCGCCGACGGTTCGGAACAGCCGCACGCGTGGCACGCCGAGTACGTCGAGAAGGTACGCGCGAAGCAGGCCTCGGGCCAGTCGCTCAGCATCGAGGAACAGGCCACGCTGGACGACGGCGACCGGCCCCCAGGCGGCCAGGGCCGCTACGGCAGCGGAAGCGGGATCGTCCGCCGTACGATCCCCTCGCTGGTGCCGGACGACGACCGCGCCGCAGCCCTCGCCGCCCACCGCATCCCCTCCTTCACCGTGCGGGCCGACGACTACAACGCGTACTACCTGAACCAGCTCTACGAGCTGTTCACCGAGTACGGCCCCATCGACGAACTCTGGCTCGACGGCGCCAACCCCTGGCGCGAGGCGGGAATCGCGGAGGAGTACGACTTCACCGCCTGGTTCCGCCTCGTCCACGCGCTCTCCCCCGACACCGTCACCTTCGCGGGGCCGCAGGGAACCCGCTGGGTCGGGAACGAGAGCGGAGTCGGACGCACCACCGAGTGGAGCGTCACCCCCGCCACCGCCGACCCCGCCACCGCGCACGGCGAAGGGCTGCTCCCCGAGGGCGCGTCCGTCGTCGACATCGGCTCGCGCGACAAGATCACCGCCGCCGGCGTCGAGTACCTCCAGTGGTTCCCCGCGGAGGCCGACGTGTCGCTGCGCCCCGGATGGTTCTTCCACGCCGACGAGAAACCCAAGACGGCGGAGCGACTGGTCACGATCTACGAGCAGTCGGTGGGCCGCAACGCCGTGCTCCTGCTGAACGTCCCACCGGGCCAGGACGGCCGCGTCGCCCCCGAGGACCTCGACTCCCTCTCCGCCTTCGGGGACTCCGTCAGAGCGACGTACGGTCACAACCTGCTCACCGCGGGAGGGGGCCGCCGTGACCCCGTGGTGCGTACGCTCACCGACGGACGGCTGACCACGGCCTGGTCCCCGCCCCACTCGGCGACCACCGGCGCCGTCACACTCAAGCTGCCCAGGGCCCGCACCTTCGACCGCGTACGGCTCGGTGAGGACATCACCCGAGGGCAGCGGGTGGAGAGCTTCGCCGTCGACATCTGGACCGCCGGAGCCTGGCGGCAGGCCGCTACCGGCGCCACCATCGGCTACGCCCGCATCCTGGTACTGCCCACCCCAATGACCACCGACCGCGTCCGCGTCCGCGTCCTCCGGGCCAGGTCCACCCCGCGTCTGGCATCGGTCGCGCTCCATCTGAACGTGGCGCCGAAGTAG
- a CDS encoding cytochrome P450: MTDADTVRTCPFRHDDALEPDPFMTRMRTEAPITRVRMPYGDGECWLVTRYADVQRVTSDRRFSRAALIGTDFPRITPAPIAQSEAINLMDAPALNRVRALVIRAFTTPQVEATRPWTQRSADALLDKMVESGAPADLTAHLANELPLMTICQLMGVPEADRPQLRRWATAMMSMSAADRTSATTAKAEMRAYFDQLTLERRRAPGDDLISALATARVGDEMLDEGELAVLAMLLVVTGHDTTTYSISNIVYTLLTRPDQLAQLRARPELLPQALEELLRFIPFRQGVGIPRVAVEDVELDGVLIKAGDMVHVSYLTANRDELAYERADELDFERVAPAGHMVFGYGGHHCLGSHLARMTLQVAIGTLLSRFPELRLAVPAEEVRWNTVSIWRYPLALPVAW; this comes from the coding sequence ATGACCGACGCGGACACCGTGCGGACGTGCCCGTTCCGCCACGACGATGCCCTGGAACCCGACCCGTTCATGACCAGGATGCGTACGGAAGCCCCGATCACCAGAGTCCGTATGCCCTACGGGGACGGGGAGTGCTGGCTGGTCACCCGGTACGCCGACGTGCAGAGGGTGACCTCCGACCGGCGATTCAGCCGCGCCGCCCTCATCGGCACGGACTTCCCGAGGATCACCCCCGCGCCCATCGCCCAGTCCGAGGCGATCAACCTCATGGACGCGCCCGCCCTCAACCGGGTGCGCGCGCTCGTCATCAGGGCGTTCACCACGCCCCAGGTGGAGGCCACCCGCCCCTGGACCCAGCGGTCCGCGGACGCGCTGCTGGACAAGATGGTGGAGAGCGGCGCCCCCGCCGACCTGACCGCACATCTGGCGAACGAGTTGCCGCTGATGACGATCTGCCAGCTCATGGGCGTACCGGAAGCGGACCGCCCACAGCTGCGACGGTGGGCCACGGCCATGATGTCCATGAGCGCCGCCGACCGGACGTCGGCGACGACGGCGAAGGCGGAGATGCGGGCGTACTTCGACCAGCTCACCCTGGAACGGCGCCGCGCCCCGGGCGACGACCTCATCAGCGCGCTCGCCACCGCCCGCGTGGGCGACGAGATGCTGGACGAAGGGGAGCTTGCGGTACTGGCCATGCTGCTGGTCGTCACCGGGCACGACACCACCACCTACAGCATCAGCAACATCGTCTACACGCTGCTGACCCGCCCCGACCAGCTCGCCCAGTTGCGTGCAAGGCCCGAGCTGCTGCCCCAGGCCCTGGAGGAGCTGCTGCGGTTCATCCCGTTCCGTCAGGGGGTCGGTATCCCACGGGTCGCGGTCGAGGACGTCGAGCTGGACGGTGTGCTCATCAAGGCGGGAGACATGGTCCACGTCTCCTACCTGACGGCCAACCGCGACGAGCTGGCCTACGAGCGCGCCGACGAGCTGGACTTCGAACGGGTAGCGCCCGCGGGCCACATGGTCTTCGGGTACGGCGGCCACCACTGCCTCGGCTCGCACCTGGCGCGCATGACTCTGCAGGTCGCCATCGGCACCCTGCTCAGCCGGTTCCCCGAACTCCGACTGGCCGTGCCCGCGGAAGAGGTGCGGTGGAACACCGTCTCCATCTGGCGCTATCCCCTGGCTCTACCGGTCGCCTGGTAA
- a CDS encoding GAF domain-containing SpoIIE family protein phosphatase, producing MDRFARLVARFLHVPVALVSLLEADRQVFPGMVGLDEPWAGWRQTPLSHSFCQHVVADGEPLVLTDSRRDPRTRSSEAVSELRVIAYAGMPLTDADGQPVGSLCAIDHQPREWSKDELHDLADLTAACSVELRLRIATEQLRRDRDSADLLLRASVELAPSHDLPEVVRRLRRLFDGSPSQPSYVGLLLADGPWLRRVVDPDHVSPVETTRDRVGVDDHFPSARAMREQRTVFVPDRAALVADYSQESVAGYDSLGLAATLCVPLARRSGVLAWCWAGPHVMAVTERAILTAVAEYVSQAVERTRFVESRLGAAEQLQAAMLTELPTVPGLEMAALYLPAADQDMVGGDWYDAYLLPPAPAGPPLALMVSVGDITGHDMRAATVMGQVRSMLRQATLGHPAHSPAAAVTAVDNTFAVLPLGDGGTLVHARLTPHGDRWKLTWSNAGHPPPLLRTPEGRVTVLHEHDLLLGAPSSLPRHDHERELPAGSVLLLYTDGLVERRDTDIDTSIARTVSTLSEHGESSLPLLLEALSEGLENFQKRDDVAVLALRIGPLVSAPAMPSAR from the coding sequence ATGGACCGGTTCGCGCGACTGGTCGCCCGGTTCCTGCACGTCCCGGTGGCCCTGGTCTCACTGCTTGAGGCCGACCGGCAGGTCTTCCCTGGCATGGTCGGCCTCGACGAGCCCTGGGCGGGGTGGCGCCAGACCCCCTTGAGTCACTCCTTCTGCCAGCACGTCGTCGCCGACGGCGAGCCGCTCGTCCTCACCGACTCCCGGCGGGACCCCCGTACGAGATCCAGCGAGGCGGTCTCAGAGCTGCGGGTGATCGCGTACGCGGGAATGCCGCTGACCGATGCCGACGGTCAACCGGTGGGCTCGCTGTGCGCGATCGACCACCAGCCCCGCGAGTGGTCGAAGGACGAGCTGCACGACCTCGCCGACCTCACCGCCGCCTGCTCGGTGGAGCTGCGGCTGCGCATCGCCACGGAGCAGCTCCGCCGCGACCGCGACAGCGCCGACCTGCTGCTGCGCGCCTCCGTCGAACTGGCCCCCTCCCACGATCTGCCCGAGGTGGTCCGCCGACTGCGCCGCCTGTTCGATGGCAGCCCCTCCCAGCCGTCCTACGTGGGGTTGCTCCTCGCGGACGGTCCCTGGCTGCGGCGCGTGGTCGACCCGGATCACGTATCTCCGGTGGAGACCACTCGGGACCGAGTGGGCGTGGATGACCACTTCCCCAGTGCTCGGGCGATGAGGGAGCAGCGCACCGTCTTCGTGCCGGACCGCGCCGCTCTGGTGGCCGACTACAGCCAGGAGTCGGTGGCCGGTTACGACTCCCTGGGGCTCGCTGCCACGCTGTGTGTCCCGTTGGCCCGCAGAAGCGGTGTTCTGGCGTGGTGCTGGGCGGGGCCGCACGTCATGGCCGTGACCGAGCGGGCGATCCTCACCGCGGTGGCCGAGTACGTGAGCCAGGCGGTGGAGCGCACCCGGTTCGTGGAGAGCCGGCTCGGCGCGGCGGAACAACTGCAGGCCGCCATGCTCACCGAACTGCCCACCGTGCCAGGGCTGGAGATGGCCGCCCTCTATCTGCCCGCCGCCGACCAGGACATGGTGGGCGGCGACTGGTACGACGCGTATCTGCTGCCGCCCGCGCCCGCCGGGCCGCCGCTCGCGCTGATGGTGTCCGTCGGGGACATCACGGGACACGACATGCGGGCCGCGACCGTGATGGGCCAGGTCCGCAGCATGCTGCGGCAGGCGACCCTCGGCCATCCCGCGCACTCCCCCGCCGCCGCGGTGACCGCGGTGGACAACACCTTCGCCGTACTGCCCCTCGGGGACGGCGGCACGCTCGTGCACGCCAGGCTCACCCCGCACGGCGACCGGTGGAAGCTGACCTGGTCCAACGCGGGCCACCCGCCTCCGCTGCTGCGTACCCCGGAAGGCCGGGTGACGGTCCTCCACGAACACGACCTCCTCCTCGGGGCGCCGAGCAGCCTCCCGCGCCACGACCACGAGCGCGAACTCCCGGCGGGGAGCGTGCTTCTGCTGTACACCGACGGCCTGGTCGAACGGCGTGACACCGACATCGACACGAGCATCGCCCGGACGGTCTCCACCCTGTCCGAGCACGGTGAGAGTTCCCTGCCGCTGCTCCTGGAGGCCCTCTCCGAGGGCCTGGAGAATTTTCAGAAACGTGACGACGTGGCGGTCCTCGCACTCCGTATCGGCCCGCTCGTCTCCGCGCCCGCCATGCCATCCGCCCGGTGA
- a CDS encoding DUF5825 family protein — protein sequence MDTLLTTFEEPLRVRAWRDYDPEVCALPGMDLGDRTLTGQVAGESGRLWEMGARRVVLPEVVELGGVQDFAAAARAVRALSLVRDLTARAVLVEWKLAYSALAPEDWRVLSHLQPPEELTGFEGAPEALADWRNGHYLGKCLWRQGPGFIQIRDRRWGDLRRFTADEPHYQVAIEALAYGAPAAGLPPAVLTEFGEEHLIIAVGELAWWLPYRVDRWTQEAMAI from the coding sequence ATGGACACCCTGCTCACGACCTTCGAGGAGCCGTTGCGAGTACGGGCCTGGCGCGACTACGACCCCGAGGTCTGCGCGCTGCCCGGCATGGATCTGGGCGACCGGACGCTCACCGGGCAGGTCGCCGGGGAGAGCGGCCGGCTCTGGGAGATGGGGGCGCGGCGTGTCGTACTCCCTGAGGTGGTCGAACTCGGCGGGGTCCAGGACTTCGCGGCGGCCGCTCGTGCCGTACGGGCCCTGAGCCTCGTCAGGGACCTGACGGCGCGGGCCGTACTCGTCGAGTGGAAACTCGCCTATTCCGCGCTCGCCCCCGAGGACTGGCGGGTGCTCAGCCACCTCCAGCCCCCGGAGGAGCTGACGGGGTTCGAGGGGGCGCCGGAGGCTCTGGCCGACTGGCGCAACGGCCACTACCTCGGCAAATGTCTGTGGCGGCAGGGGCCCGGCTTCATCCAGATCCGCGACCGCCGCTGGGGTGACCTGCGCAGGTTCACCGCCGACGAACCCCACTACCAGGTGGCCATCGAGGCCCTGGCCTACGGTGCGCCCGCCGCCGGTCTGCCGCCTGCCGTGCTGACCGAGTTCGGCGAGGAGCATCTGATCATCGCTGTCGGCGAGCTGGCGTGGTGGCTGCCGTACCGGGTGGACCGCTGGACCCAGGAGGCCATGGCCATCTGA
- a CDS encoding RiPP maturation radical SAM C-methyltransferase yields the protein MRVLLVNMPWSPIDLPSLALGILKRSVDERVPHAEAEVLHANLEFTDWITARTEFTADDYEYYALSSYFMGCGDWVFSSALYDDPGWREEEFTEAMRGKLRKSRLRMSHELHRLAPDFVGEIARRIVEYAPDVVGFTSTFQQNTAALAAARHVKRLAPHIVTVMGGANCDAEQGAALHRNFPFVDHVIRGEGEEAFPRLLTALAEGADLNTVPGLCHRDADGACAVNPMASAPLPPATILAPDYSGYFERLGGSVARNWVEPKLVVEGARGCWWGEKHHCTFCGLNGSFMQFRSKSPDTFYDEIMELARRHRVLDMYVVDNILDMGYLSTVLPRVIESGYDLRLHIEIKANMRRGQLRTLADAGLIYVQPGIESLNNRVLDLMDKGVSGCQNVRMLRDGAETGLSVSWNYLHGFPGETAEDYDPVIGQIPALEHLDPPVDLSARIAIERFSPYFNRPELGFSGLRPEAHYRVAGGGTVRPAYVFEAPERGIGEPTVTALNDALGLWKKHHADARLTQADLGDRIVLVSRRRTFDWRTLELTDPYELAVFRLLDQPHTASALARKASARVPGDARPESAVQELLDRWLALGVVFTDGGSYVHIAPSAVNEDLLRLDFMRHRHAVPAPEAPGGEEPAGLLDSPRQTVQV from the coding sequence GTGCGCGTCCTGCTGGTCAACATGCCCTGGTCGCCCATCGACCTTCCGTCGCTGGCCCTGGGAATCCTGAAACGCAGCGTCGACGAGCGGGTGCCGCACGCCGAGGCCGAAGTCCTGCACGCCAACCTCGAATTCACCGACTGGATCACCGCGCGGACCGAGTTCACCGCCGATGACTACGAGTACTACGCGCTGTCCTCCTACTTCATGGGCTGCGGCGACTGGGTCTTCTCCTCCGCTCTCTACGACGATCCCGGGTGGCGTGAGGAGGAGTTCACCGAGGCGATGCGGGGCAAGCTCCGCAAGTCGCGGCTGCGCATGTCGCACGAACTGCACCGGCTGGCGCCCGACTTCGTGGGCGAGATCGCCCGGCGCATCGTGGAGTACGCCCCCGACGTCGTCGGGTTCACCTCGACGTTCCAGCAGAACACCGCGGCGCTGGCAGCCGCCAGGCACGTCAAGCGGCTCGCGCCGCACATCGTGACCGTCATGGGCGGCGCCAACTGCGACGCGGAACAGGGCGCGGCGCTCCACAGGAACTTTCCCTTCGTCGACCATGTGATCCGCGGTGAGGGCGAGGAGGCGTTCCCGAGGCTGCTGACCGCGCTGGCCGAGGGGGCGGACCTGAACACGGTCCCCGGGCTGTGCCACCGTGACGCCGACGGGGCCTGCGCCGTCAACCCGATGGCGTCGGCTCCGCTGCCGCCCGCCACGATCCTGGCGCCCGACTACAGCGGATACTTCGAACGTCTCGGCGGTTCGGTGGCCCGCAACTGGGTCGAGCCCAAGCTGGTCGTCGAGGGGGCCCGCGGCTGCTGGTGGGGCGAGAAGCACCACTGCACGTTCTGTGGGCTCAACGGTTCCTTCATGCAGTTCAGGAGCAAGAGCCCGGACACGTTCTACGACGAGATCATGGAACTCGCGCGCCGCCACCGCGTTCTCGACATGTACGTCGTCGACAACATCCTCGACATGGGCTATCTCTCCACCGTGCTGCCGCGTGTCATCGAGAGCGGATACGACCTGCGGCTGCACATCGAGATCAAGGCAAACATGCGCAGGGGCCAGCTCAGGACGCTCGCCGACGCGGGGCTCATCTACGTCCAGCCGGGCATCGAATCCCTCAACAACCGGGTGCTCGACCTGATGGACAAGGGGGTGAGCGGCTGCCAGAACGTCCGCATGCTCCGTGACGGGGCGGAGACGGGGCTCTCCGTCTCCTGGAACTATCTCCACGGATTTCCCGGCGAGACCGCCGAGGACTACGACCCCGTCATCGGCCAGATCCCGGCGCTCGAACACCTCGACCCACCGGTCGACCTGTCGGCCAGGATCGCCATCGAGCGGTTCAGCCCGTACTTCAACCGTCCGGAGCTCGGCTTCTCCGGACTGCGCCCCGAGGCGCACTACCGCGTTGCCGGAGGCGGAACTGTACGACCTGCCTACGTTTTCGAGGCCCCGGAGCGCGGGATCGGTGAACCCACCGTCACCGCGCTCAACGACGCCCTCGGTCTCTGGAAGAAGCACCACGCGGACGCCAGGCTCACCCAGGCCGATCTCGGCGACCGTATCGTCCTCGTCAGCCGCCGCCGCACCTTCGACTGGCGGACCCTGGAGCTGACCGACCCCTACGAGCTGGCCGTCTTCCGGCTCCTCGACCAGCCGCACACGGCGTCGGCACTTGCCCGTAAGGCCTCCGCGCGTGTTCCAGGGGACGCGCGCCCCGAGAGTGCCGTACAGGAACTCCTCGACCGCTGGCTGGCCCTCGGTGTGGTCTTCACCGACGGCGGTAGTTACGTGCACATCGCGCCCTCCGCCGTCAACGAGGACCTGCTGCGGCTCGACTTCATGCGCCACCGCCACGCCGTACCGGCACCTGAGGCACCCGGCGGCGAGGAACCCGCGGGCCTCCTCGACAGCCCGCGCCAGACCGTCCAGGTATGA
- a CDS encoding type III polyketide synthase translates to MATLCRPAISVPEHVITMEETLVLARKLHAGHPRLGLALRLIANTGVQTRHLVQPIEATLRHPGLTERNALYESEAKARVPDTVRRALGNAGLGPEDIDMIVYVSCTGFMMPSLTAWLINTMGFRPQTRQLPIAQLGCAAGGAAVNRAHDFCTAYPEANVLIVACEFCSLCYQPTDLEVGNLLSNGLFGDAVAAAVVRGQGGRGMRLEHNGSHLVPGTEEWIAYAVRDTGYHFMLDKRVPGTMAQLAPAMSELTEMCDWDISGLGFYIVHAGGPRILDDLCTHLRLPSTVFRYSRATLTERGNIASAVVFDALDRFFADGGARHEDRGLIAGFGPGITAEISLGSWSDGRGEELKETRRELAEI, encoded by the coding sequence ATGGCCACTCTTTGCAGACCAGCCATCAGCGTTCCCGAGCACGTCATCACCATGGAGGAGACCCTCGTTCTGGCCCGGAAGCTGCACGCCGGCCACCCGCGGCTCGGCCTCGCGCTGCGGTTGATCGCCAACACCGGTGTTCAGACACGCCACCTGGTGCAGCCCATCGAAGCCACCCTCCGTCACCCAGGATTGACCGAACGCAACGCCCTCTACGAGTCCGAGGCCAAGGCGCGGGTGCCCGACACCGTGCGGCGGGCCCTGGGCAACGCGGGGCTCGGCCCCGAGGACATCGACATGATCGTCTATGTCTCCTGCACCGGCTTCATGATGCCGTCCCTGACGGCCTGGCTCATCAACACGATGGGGTTCAGGCCGCAGACACGGCAGTTGCCGATCGCCCAGCTCGGGTGCGCCGCGGGCGGCGCCGCCGTCAACCGCGCGCACGACTTCTGCACCGCCTATCCCGAGGCGAACGTGCTGATCGTGGCCTGCGAGTTCTGTTCGCTCTGCTATCAGCCGACCGACCTGGAGGTGGGCAATCTCCTGTCGAACGGCCTCTTCGGTGACGCCGTCGCCGCCGCCGTGGTCCGCGGCCAGGGCGGCAGGGGCATGCGGCTCGAACACAACGGCTCCCACCTGGTGCCCGGCACCGAGGAGTGGATCGCCTACGCGGTCCGCGACACCGGCTACCACTTCATGCTGGACAAGCGGGTACCCGGCACCATGGCCCAGCTCGCGCCGGCGATGAGCGAGCTGACCGAGATGTGCGACTGGGACATCTCGGGGCTGGGCTTCTACATCGTGCACGCGGGCGGGCCGCGCATCCTGGACGACCTGTGCACCCATCTGCGGCTGCCCTCCACGGTCTTCCGTTACAGCAGAGCCACACTCACCGAGCGCGGGAACATCGCCAGTGCCGTCGTCTTCGACGCCCTGGACCGCTTCTTCGCCGACGGTGGCGCCAGACACGAGGACCGAGGTCTCATCGCGGGATTCGGCCCCGGCATCACCGCAGAGATCAGCCTGGGGAGCTGGTCCGACGGCCGCGGCGAGGAGCTGAAGGAGACCCGGAGGGAGCTGGCCGAAATCTAG